In Mycobacterium sp. Aquia_216, a genomic segment contains:
- a CDS encoding MinD/ParA family ATP-binding protein — MGADYDRLFQSPAGGEVPDDDSGFDIDAGFDIDAAGGAPPTPTSAPTTPAQAPPPLPVDWSDPPPPARQATPRPPMPVDRIDPPPPPQPGPPRTPMPVNYDQLFTPGEDIETHSDTAGSEFDVNSGFDASAPPTPAGSPKPNGHAPPPMPVDWNDRATPPRPENHRPPMPVDRNSQPPPARPKPPPIEPDPPPAALAPHTRPARHGPRDPAETRPTPTSNAPHSRRANPEQRRTKPDPPPPRSRPGPPAPAANGRPAPPPPRRARSVAPQLDSPSPQAPGDQPLPGATSHIAVKPAKKSTTRMVSRRGWRRWVHKLTRINVGLSRDEKYDLDLRNRIRRSPRGSYQIAILGLKGGVGKTTVTVTLGSAFAQVRRDRILAFDADASCGNLADRAGRQSDATIADLLADKDLTHYNDVRAHTSANAVNLEVLPGEDYSTARRAFSESDWHYASDAVSRFYNLVLADCGAGLFDPVTRGVLSTASAVVIVTNASVDGARQAAVAIDWLRNNGHQDLLARATVAINHVSPGETNIAVADLVRQFEQYVQPGRVIVLPWDKHIAAGTEIQLSLLDPMYKRKILELAAALSDDFDRGERR, encoded by the coding sequence ATGGGAGCCGATTACGACCGGCTCTTTCAGTCGCCCGCGGGGGGCGAGGTCCCGGACGACGATTCGGGATTCGACATCGATGCCGGCTTCGACATCGATGCGGCTGGCGGCGCGCCGCCCACGCCGACGAGCGCGCCCACAACCCCTGCCCAGGCTCCGCCTCCCCTGCCGGTCGACTGGAGCGACCCACCCCCGCCAGCGCGGCAAGCAACGCCCCGGCCCCCCATGCCGGTGGACCGGATCGACCCACCCCCGCCACCCCAACCCGGACCCCCGCGGACCCCCATGCCGGTCAACTACGACCAGCTCTTTACTCCGGGCGAAGATATCGAAACCCACTCGGACACAGCGGGTTCGGAATTCGACGTGAATTCGGGATTCGATGCGAGCGCGCCACCGACTCCGGCCGGCTCACCCAAGCCCAACGGGCACGCACCGCCCCCGATGCCGGTCGACTGGAATGACCGAGCCACACCGCCCCGGCCCGAAAACCACCGGCCCCCAATGCCCGTCGATCGGAACAGCCAGCCCCCACCGGCGCGGCCGAAACCGCCGCCGATCGAACCCGACCCCCCGCCGGCGGCCCTTGCCCCGCACACACGACCCGCGCGTCACGGGCCTCGCGACCCCGCCGAGACCCGACCCACCCCCACCTCCAACGCGCCACACAGCCGTCGTGCCAACCCGGAACAGCGCCGCACCAAACCTGACCCCCCGCCACCACGGTCACGCCCGGGACCACCTGCACCGGCGGCCAATGGCCGCCCGGCTCCCCCGCCGCCGCGGCGCGCTAGAAGCGTTGCACCACAACTAGATTCGCCATCACCGCAGGCGCCCGGCGATCAACCCTTACCCGGCGCGACTTCCCATATCGCGGTCAAACCCGCCAAGAAGTCGACTACCCGGATGGTTTCCCGACGAGGCTGGCGGCGTTGGGTTCATAAGCTGACGCGCATCAATGTGGGATTGTCACGCGACGAGAAATACGACTTGGACCTACGCAACCGTATTCGCCGCAGTCCCCGCGGTTCCTATCAAATCGCGATTTTGGGTCTGAAGGGAGGAGTCGGCAAGACGACCGTGACAGTCACCCTCGGTTCGGCGTTCGCACAGGTGCGGCGCGATCGGATCCTGGCTTTCGACGCCGATGCGAGTTGTGGGAACCTCGCCGATCGGGCTGGACGCCAGTCCGACGCTACCATCGCGGATCTGTTGGCCGACAAAGATTTAACGCACTACAACGATGTCCGCGCGCATACCAGCGCTAACGCGGTCAACCTCGAAGTACTTCCCGGGGAGGACTACAGCACGGCACGTCGCGCGTTCAGCGAATCGGATTGGCACTATGCGTCAGACGCGGTATCGAGGTTCTACAACCTGGTGCTGGCCGACTGCGGGGCCGGACTGTTCGACCCGGTGACCCGAGGTGTGCTTTCGACGGCGTCGGCGGTGGTTATCGTGACCAACGCATCGGTCGACGGAGCCCGGCAAGCCGCGGTCGCGATCGATTGGCTGCGCAATAACGGCCATCAGGATCTACTGGCCCGCGCAACGGTGGCGATCAACCACGTGTCCCCGGGAGAAACCAATATCGCTGTCGCTGATCTGGTGCGGCAGTTCGAGCAGTATGTACAGCCCGGTCGGGTCATCGTGTTGCCCTGGGATAAACACATCGCGGCCGGCACCGAGATTCAGTTGAGCCTTCTGGACCCCATGTACAAGCGTAAGATCCTGGAGCTAGCCGCAGCATTGTCCGATGATTTCGACAGGGGTGAACGTCGTTGA